From the genome of Chania multitudinisentens RB-25, one region includes:
- the ybjG gene encoding undecaprenyl-diphosphate phosphatase, with the protein MELLNYLLFAEINATPNSPEWLIDLAIFIANDLIAIIPLLILGLWFWGPRHQLHMQRELVVKATIALSFAMSATTAIGMLLPYERPFASGIGYTFLIHVPDSSFPSDHGTAIFTFALAFLCWHRNWSGILLMIVAAAIAWSRIFLGVHWPLDMLGSFLVSLVGCLFAQLLWNLFGEGIAGLLTRLYHFLFAFPIRKGWVQE; encoded by the coding sequence ATGGAACTATTGAACTATCTTCTTTTCGCCGAGATCAACGCGACGCCGAACAGCCCCGAATGGTTGATTGATCTCGCTATTTTTATTGCCAACGATCTGATTGCCATTATTCCTTTGCTTATTCTTGGCTTATGGTTTTGGGGGCCACGGCATCAATTGCATATGCAGCGTGAGTTAGTAGTAAAAGCGACCATTGCCCTATCATTCGCCATGAGTGCAACCACCGCCATTGGGATGTTGTTGCCATATGAACGGCCATTTGCGTCAGGCATCGGCTATACCTTTCTGATACACGTGCCAGACAGCTCATTCCCCAGCGATCACGGTACTGCCATCTTCACTTTCGCCCTGGCCTTTTTATGCTGGCACCGTAACTGGTCCGGTATATTGCTGATGATTGTGGCAGCAGCCATTGCCTGGTCACGTATTTTCCTTGGCGTACATTGGCCATTGGATATGCTCGGTAGCTTCCTGGTCAGCCTCGTCGGTTGCCTGTTTGCCCAATTGCTATGGAACCTGTTTGGTGAGGGGATAGCCGGCCTGCTGACGCGTCTGTATCATTTCCTGTTCGCCTTCCCGATCAGAAAAGGATGGGTGCAAGAGTAG
- the potH gene encoding putrescine ABC transporter permease PotH has protein sequence MTLLSERTSKPPARTPGPVKVFIQRLQMAHGRKLVIALPYLWLVLLFMLPFLIVFKISLAELALAVPPYTDLMSWADGKLDIALNFANYLLLTDDPLYIDAYLQSLQIATISTLCCLIIGYPLAWAVAHSKPSTRNILLLLVILPSWTSFLIRVYAWMGILKNNGVLNNFLMWLGVIDQPLVILHTNLAVYIGVVYSYLPFMVLPIYTALIRLDYSLVEASLDLGAKPLKTFFSVIVPLTRGGIIAGSMLVFIPAVGEFVIPELLGGPDSIMIGRVLWQEFFNNRDWPVASAVATIMLLLLIIPIIWFHKHQNKEMGGQG, from the coding sequence ATGACATTGCTTTCTGAACGTACATCTAAGCCTCCGGCCCGTACACCCGGCCCAGTGAAAGTGTTTATCCAGCGTTTGCAGATGGCCCATGGCCGCAAGCTGGTGATTGCACTGCCTTACCTGTGGTTAGTGCTGTTGTTTATGCTGCCGTTCCTGATTGTGTTCAAAATCAGTTTGGCAGAGCTGGCGTTGGCAGTACCGCCTTATACTGACCTGATGAGCTGGGCGGATGGCAAACTTGATATTGCGCTGAATTTTGCCAACTATCTGTTGCTCACTGACGATCCGTTATATATCGATGCTTATCTGCAATCCTTGCAGATTGCCACCATTTCTACGTTGTGCTGCCTGATCATTGGTTACCCGCTGGCGTGGGCGGTGGCACACAGTAAACCTTCAACCCGCAATATTCTGTTGTTGCTGGTGATTCTGCCATCTTGGACCTCGTTCCTGATCCGTGTTTATGCCTGGATGGGGATACTGAAGAACAACGGCGTGCTGAATAATTTCCTGATGTGGTTAGGCGTGATCGATCAACCATTGGTGATCCTTCATACCAATCTGGCGGTATATATTGGCGTTGTTTATTCCTATCTGCCGTTTATGGTGTTACCGATTTATACCGCATTGATACGCTTGGATTATTCGCTGGTAGAAGCTTCGTTGGATCTCGGTGCCAAACCGCTGAAAACTTTCTTCAGCGTGATTGTTCCGTTGACGCGTGGCGGCATTATCGCGGGTTCGATGCTGGTGTTCATCCCGGCGGTGGGGGAGTTTGTGATCCCAGAACTGCTCGGTGGGCCGGATAGCATCATGATTGGCCGCGTGTTGTGGCAGGAGTTCTTCAACAACCGTGATTGGCCAGTGGCTTCTGCGGTTGCCACCATCATGTTGCTGTTGTTGATTATACCAATTATCTGGTTCCACAAGCACCAGAACAAGGAAATGGGAGGGCAGGGATGA
- a CDS encoding YbjC family protein, which yields MLSFGNLPRSVLVLEGLGMVLLVLSYLSIHNYVHLPGPLASQQAAIGMIFLGVTLMLPAVVYLVWRLVQGFNPLIREQQPPENTQRNPSPADKKDPGSQE from the coding sequence ATGCTTTCATTCGGTAACTTACCACGCTCTGTACTGGTGCTCGAAGGTTTAGGCATGGTGCTATTGGTGTTGTCTTATCTGAGTATTCATAACTATGTGCATTTACCGGGCCCACTGGCTTCGCAGCAGGCGGCGATTGGAATGATCTTTCTTGGCGTGACGCTGATGCTTCCGGCGGTCGTATATCTGGTTTGGCGTCTGGTGCAGGGATTCAATCCGTTAATACGCGAGCAACAGCCACCAGAGAACACGCAGCGCAACCCGTCGCCTGCCGATAAAAAAGACCCTGGTTCGCAGGAGTGA
- the deoC gene encoding deoxyribose-phosphate aldolase, with protein sequence MTTNQIDYARYIDHTLLAMDATENQIAKLCEEAQQHNFYAVCVNSGYVPLVAHLLQESEVKVCSVIGFPLGAGLTIAKAFEAKAAIAAGAQEIDMVINVGWLKSGLLNEVRTDIAAVREVCAAIPLKVILETCLLSDAQIMQVCEICRELDVAFVKTSTGFSTGGAREDHVKLMRATVGSEMGVKASGAVRDRATAEKMIVAGATRIGTSSGVAIVSGSTATTSNY encoded by the coding sequence ATGACAACCAACCAGATTGATTACGCCCGCTATATCGATCACACTCTGCTGGCGATGGATGCAACTGAAAACCAAATTGCCAAACTGTGTGAGGAAGCGCAGCAACATAACTTTTATGCGGTCTGCGTTAATTCCGGCTACGTCCCGTTGGTTGCGCACCTCTTACAGGAAAGCGAGGTTAAAGTTTGCTCGGTCATCGGCTTCCCGCTGGGAGCGGGTTTGACCATCGCAAAAGCTTTTGAAGCCAAAGCGGCCATTGCCGCAGGCGCTCAGGAAATAGATATGGTCATCAACGTCGGTTGGCTCAAAAGTGGTCTGCTGAATGAAGTGAGAACCGATATCGCCGCCGTGCGCGAAGTCTGCGCCGCGATCCCATTGAAAGTCATCTTGGAAACCTGCCTGCTCAGTGATGCCCAAATCATGCAAGTTTGTGAAATATGTCGCGAACTTGATGTCGCCTTCGTTAAAACCTCAACAGGCTTTAGCACCGGCGGTGCTCGTGAAGATCACGTCAAACTGATGCGAGCGACCGTAGGTAGCGAGATGGGGGTTAAAGCCTCTGGAGCCGTGCGCGATCGCGCCACCGCAGAGAAAATGATCGTTGCGGGGGCTACGCGTATCGGCACCAGTTCAGGAGTCGCCATTGTTTCAGGCAGCACGGCCACCACCAGCAACTACTGA
- the potG gene encoding putrescine ABC transporter ATP-binding subunit PotG, with amino-acid sequence MNDAIPRPQAKSQKVFTPLLEIRNLTKTFDGQNAVEDVSLTIYKGEIFALLGPSGCGKSTLLRMLAGFEQPTEGRIVLDGQDLSHVPPYQRPVNMMFQSYALFPHMTVEQNIAFGLKQDKMPRAEINNRVAEMLSLVHMQEYAKRKPHQLSGGQRQRVALARSLAKRPKLLLLDEPMGALDKKLRDRMQLEVVDILERVGVTCVMVTHDQEEAMTMAGRIAIMNRGKFVQIGEPEEIYEHPNSRFSAEFIGSVNVFDCLLQERRDDALILQSPGLRHALKVDPDASVVDGVPIQVALRPEKIMLCEDVPEDGCNFAVGEVVNIAYLGDLSIYHVKLLSGQMISAQLQNGHRFRKGMPTWGDEVRLCWETDSCVVLTV; translated from the coding sequence TTGAACGACGCCATTCCTCGTCCTCAAGCCAAGTCGCAGAAGGTATTTACCCCGCTGCTGGAAATCCGTAACCTCACCAAAACCTTTGATGGCCAGAATGCGGTCGAAGACGTTAGCCTGACGATCTACAAAGGCGAAATCTTTGCTCTGCTGGGCCCTTCCGGTTGCGGGAAATCCACGTTGTTGCGTATGTTAGCCGGTTTTGAACAGCCAACAGAAGGGCGGATTGTTCTTGATGGCCAAGACCTATCTCACGTTCCACCTTATCAGCGCCCAGTGAACATGATGTTCCAGTCTTATGCACTGTTCCCGCATATGACGGTGGAGCAGAATATCGCCTTTGGTCTTAAGCAGGATAAAATGCCACGGGCGGAAATCAATAATCGTGTGGCAGAAATGCTTTCTCTGGTGCATATGCAGGAGTATGCCAAGCGCAAACCGCACCAGCTTTCCGGTGGCCAGCGCCAACGGGTGGCATTGGCACGCAGCCTGGCAAAACGGCCAAAGCTGCTGCTGCTGGATGAGCCTATGGGGGCACTGGATAAAAAACTGCGCGATCGCATGCAGCTTGAAGTGGTGGATATTCTTGAACGCGTGGGAGTAACCTGCGTCATGGTCACCCACGATCAGGAAGAAGCGATGACCATGGCTGGGCGTATCGCCATCATGAATCGCGGCAAATTCGTGCAGATTGGTGAGCCGGAAGAGATTTATGAGCATCCGAACAGTCGTTTCAGCGCTGAATTTATTGGCTCTGTCAATGTGTTCGACTGCCTGTTGCAAGAACGGCGGGATGATGCGCTGATCCTGCAAAGCCCCGGTTTACGCCACGCATTGAAGGTTGATCCTGATGCCTCGGTGGTGGATGGTGTACCGATCCAGGTCGCCTTGCGCCCGGAAAAGATCATGCTGTGTGAGGATGTGCCGGAAGATGGCTGCAATTTTGCGGTGGGTGAGGTGGTGAATATTGCTTATCTGGGGGATTTATCAATCTACCACGTGAAATTGCTCAGCGGGCAGATGATCAGTGCTCAATTGCAGAATGGCCACCGTTTCCGTAAAGGGATGCCGACCTGGGGTGATGAAGTTCGCCTGTGCTGGGAAACCGATAGCTGTGTGGTTTTGACGGTGTAG
- a CDS encoding inner membrane protein YbjM: MARYRCWMGIFSCFLLFNLVFLGQKSEFFGGSGGEHHGEIGLLLFIIPGFIASALSSKKRILYPLLGALYAVPFCLFIHHFLWLMPGDSFWQELAYVISAVFWCALGAMLCLFIRVVMHALQQLYQSERL; encoded by the coding sequence ATGGCACGTTATCGATGTTGGATGGGGATTTTCAGCTGTTTTCTATTGTTTAACTTGGTTTTTTTGGGGCAGAAAAGTGAGTTTTTCGGTGGTTCAGGAGGGGAACATCATGGTGAAATCGGCCTGCTGTTGTTTATCATTCCCGGTTTTATCGCCAGCGCTCTATCAAGTAAAAAACGCATTCTCTATCCGTTACTCGGGGCGCTGTATGCGGTGCCTTTCTGCTTGTTTATTCACCACTTCCTCTGGCTGATGCCTGGCGATTCATTCTGGCAGGAGCTGGCGTATGTCATCAGCGCTGTGTTCTGGTGCGCACTTGGTGCGATGTTGTGCCTGTTTATCCGTGTCGTCATGCACGCGTTGCAACAGCTCTATCAAAGTGAAAGGCTGTAA
- the rimK gene encoding 30S ribosomal protein S6--L-glutamate ligase: MKIAILSRDGSLYSCKRLREAAEQRGHSIDIIDPLSCYMNINPAAPTIHYRGRQLERYDTVIPRIGSAITFYGTAVLRQFELLGSYPLNESVAITRARDKLCSLQLLARQGIDLPITGFAHSPDDTGDLIKLVGGAPLVVKLVEGTQGIGVVLAETRQAAESVIDAFRGLNAHILVQEYIREAKGSDIRCLVVGGQVVAAIERQAKPGEFRSNLHRGGTARKVQITGKERAIAIKAAATLGLDVAGVDILRADRGPLVMEVNASPGLEGVETTTRLDIAGMMIEYIEQGGRVGFCLNPERER; encoded by the coding sequence GTGAAAATTGCCATTCTTTCGCGTGACGGTTCATTGTACTCATGTAAAAGGCTGCGGGAAGCTGCAGAGCAGCGCGGTCATAGTATCGATATCATTGATCCACTTTCTTGTTATATGAATATCAACCCGGCGGCACCGACCATCCATTACCGTGGGCGCCAACTGGAGCGCTATGATACGGTGATCCCACGCATTGGTTCCGCTATTACCTTTTATGGCACCGCCGTGCTGCGTCAGTTTGAACTGCTTGGCAGTTATCCGTTGAATGAGTCTGTTGCCATCACCCGGGCACGTGACAAACTGTGCTCGTTGCAGTTACTGGCACGCCAGGGGATCGATTTACCGATTACCGGTTTTGCTCATTCTCCGGATGATACCGGCGATTTGATCAAACTGGTAGGCGGTGCGCCGCTGGTGGTTAAGCTGGTGGAGGGGACTCAGGGGATTGGCGTGGTGTTAGCAGAAACCCGCCAGGCGGCAGAGAGTGTGATCGATGCATTTCGTGGCCTGAATGCACATATATTGGTACAGGAATATATCCGTGAGGCCAAAGGCAGTGATATCCGCTGCCTAGTGGTTGGCGGGCAAGTGGTGGCAGCGATTGAGCGGCAGGCGAAGCCCGGTGAATTTCGTTCGAACCTGCACCGTGGCGGTACGGCTCGCAAAGTGCAGATCACGGGTAAAGAGCGTGCTATTGCGATTAAGGCCGCGGCAACGCTGGGGTTAGATGTTGCGGGGGTGGATATTCTGCGTGCCGATCGTGGCCCATTGGTGATGGAGGTGAATGCTTCGCCAGGGCTGGAAGGCGTGGAAACCACAACCAGGCTGGATATTGCTGGAATGATGATCGAATATATCGAACAGGGGGGCCGAGTGGGTTTTTGTCTGAATCCGGAGAGGGAGCGTTAA
- the potF gene encoding spermidine/putrescine ABC transporter substrate-binding protein PotF — translation MVNQRKKWLSGIVTGLLMAASVTASAADNTLHIYNWSDYIAPDTLAKFQKETGIKVVYDVFDSNEVLEGKLMAGSTGYDLVVPSSNFLERQSKAGIFEPLDKSKIPNYKNLDPAMLQLVANNDKDNKYGIPYMMVTTGIGYNVDKVKAVLGADAPVNSWDLILKPENLEKLKSCGVSFLDAPSEVYATVLHYLGKDPNSTNAEDYTGAANELLMKLRPNIRYFHSSQYINDLANGDICVAIGWSGDVMQAANRAKEAKNGVNVAYTIPKEGAIAYFDMFAMPADAKNKEAAYQFLNFLLKPEIVADISNHVFYANAVKDATALVDAEVRDNPNIYPPDDIRAKLFALSVQSPKVDRVITRAWTKVKSGK, via the coding sequence ATGGTCAACCAACGTAAAAAGTGGTTATCGGGTATTGTCACCGGTTTGCTGATGGCGGCTTCTGTCACAGCGTCAGCCGCAGATAATACGCTGCACATCTACAATTGGTCCGACTATATTGCGCCGGACACCCTCGCTAAATTCCAGAAAGAAACCGGTATTAAAGTGGTATATGACGTCTTTGACTCCAATGAAGTATTGGAAGGCAAATTGATGGCAGGCAGTACCGGTTATGATCTGGTTGTACCTTCGTCCAATTTCCTTGAGCGCCAGTCCAAGGCCGGTATTTTTGAACCTTTAGACAAGAGCAAGATACCCAATTACAAAAATCTTGATCCTGCGATGCTGCAACTGGTGGCAAACAACGACAAAGACAACAAGTACGGCATTCCTTACATGATGGTGACAACTGGCATCGGTTACAACGTTGATAAGGTGAAAGCGGTGCTGGGTGCAGATGCACCGGTTAACAGTTGGGATCTGATCCTCAAGCCAGAGAACCTGGAAAAGCTGAAGAGCTGCGGGGTGTCGTTCCTGGATGCGCCAAGTGAAGTGTATGCCACGGTTCTGCACTACCTGGGTAAAGATCCGAACAGTACCAATGCGGAAGATTACACTGGTGCAGCGAACGAGCTGCTGATGAAACTGCGCCCGAATATCCGCTATTTCCACTCTTCGCAGTACATTAACGATCTGGCGAATGGTGACATCTGTGTGGCTATCGGCTGGTCTGGCGATGTTATGCAGGCAGCCAACCGCGCCAAGGAAGCGAAGAATGGGGTGAACGTGGCTTATACCATTCCGAAAGAAGGGGCAATCGCCTACTTTGACATGTTTGCGATGCCAGCAGATGCGAAAAATAAAGAGGCAGCCTACCAGTTCCTGAACTTCCTGCTCAAACCGGAGATCGTCGCGGATATCAGCAACCATGTCTTTTATGCCAATGCGGTTAAAGATGCCACTGCGCTGGTTGATGCCGAGGTGCGTGATAACCCGAACATTTATCCGCCAGATGATATTCGCGCTAAATTGTTTGCGCTGAGTGTGCAATCACCAAAAGTTGATCGTGTTATTACCCGCGCCTGGACTAAAGTTAAAAGTGGGAAGTGA
- the eco gene encoding serine protease inhibitor ecotin, whose product MNKLSFVLTNLLLMASASAIAATPVTENGDLNLQPLEKIAPFPKAEEGMSRQVIYLPKQENEENFKVELLIGKTLEVDCNRHMMGGTLESRTLAGWGYDYWVLEKLSAPASTMMACPDSNKRQEFVAAHLGNAAIQRYNSRLPIVVYVPKNVEVRYRVWSASETTGRAVIK is encoded by the coding sequence ATGAATAAGCTTTCTTTTGTGCTGACCAACCTGTTGCTGATGGCTTCTGCCAGCGCCATAGCTGCAACGCCGGTTACTGAAAATGGCGATCTTAATCTGCAACCATTGGAAAAAATTGCACCATTCCCAAAAGCGGAAGAAGGGATGAGCCGCCAGGTGATTTATCTACCGAAGCAGGAAAATGAAGAAAATTTCAAAGTGGAATTGCTGATCGGTAAAACGCTGGAAGTGGATTGTAATCGGCATATGATGGGCGGCACTTTGGAGAGCAGAACGCTGGCCGGTTGGGGTTATGATTATTGGGTGCTGGAAAAGCTTTCTGCCCCCGCGTCCACGATGATGGCTTGCCCAGACAGTAACAAGCGGCAGGAGTTTGTTGCTGCGCACTTGGGTAATGCCGCGATACAGCGTTACAACAGCAGGCTACCGATTGTGGTTTATGTACCGAAAAACGTCGAAGTGCGTTACCGCGTATGGTCAGCCAGTGAGACAACCGGGCGTGCAGTAATAAAATAA
- a CDS encoding YbjN domain-containing protein, with product MDSLIVPDLALLRRWLDQLGISFFECDSCQALHLPHMQNFDGVFDAKIDLVDDVVLFSALAEVKPTALIPLVADLSQINASSLTIKAFVDIQDDNLPKLIVCQSLSIAVGVAYEQFAHFMQQGEEQVSMVILEARANDLLFMGDEEENLATAARQPMLH from the coding sequence ATGGATTCACTCATTGTCCCCGATTTGGCGTTATTGCGACGTTGGTTGGATCAGTTGGGGATCTCGTTTTTTGAGTGTGACTCTTGCCAGGCATTGCACCTGCCGCACATGCAAAATTTTGATGGCGTATTTGATGCCAAGATTGATCTGGTTGACGATGTGGTGCTGTTTTCTGCACTGGCGGAGGTAAAACCAACGGCATTGATCCCGCTGGTGGCCGATCTAAGCCAAATCAATGCCAGTTCGTTGACCATCAAGGCATTTGTCGATATTCAGGATGATAATCTGCCTAAACTGATTGTGTGCCAGTCGTTAAGCATTGCCGTCGGTGTGGCTTACGAACAGTTTGCTCATTTTATGCAGCAGGGAGAAGAACAGGTTTCAATGGTAATTTTGGAAGCCAGGGCGAATGATCTGTTGTTTATGGGGGATGAAGAAGAGAACCTGGCTACTGCTGCCCGCCAACCTATGTTGCACTGA
- a CDS encoding aspartate:alanine antiporter: MNINVASLLNGNGILLLFVVLALGLCLGKLRLGSIQLGNSIGVLVVSLLLGQQHFAINTEALNLGFMLFIFCVGVEAGPNFFSIFFRDGKNYFMLALVMVGSAMVLAIGLGKLFGWDIGLTAGMLAGSMTSTPVLVGAGDTLRNTMASGPALLAAQDNLSLGYALTYLIGLVSLIFGARYLPKLQHQDLPTSAQQIARERGLDADSQRKVYLPVIRAYRVGQELVAWADGKNLRELGIYRQTGCYIERIRRNGILANPDGDAVLQIGDEISLVGYPDAHARLDPSFRNGKEVFDRDLLDMRIVTEEIVVKNNNAVGKRLSQLKLTDHGCFLNRVIRSQIEMPIDDSIVLNKGDVLQVSGDVRRVKSVADKIGFISIHSQVTDLLAFCAFFIIGLLIGQITFQFSNFSFGIGNAAGLLLSGIMLGFLRANHPTFGYIPQGALNMVKEFGLMVFMVGVGLSAGAGIGHSFGTIGGQMLIAALIVSLLPVVICFLFGAYFLRMNRALLFGAIMGARTCAPAMEIISDTARSNIPALGYAGTYAIANVLLTLAGSLIVVIWPGIPG, from the coding sequence ATGAATATAAACGTCGCTAGTTTGTTAAACGGTAATGGCATCCTGTTACTGTTTGTGGTACTCGCTCTGGGGCTCTGCCTTGGGAAGTTGCGCTTAGGCTCCATTCAACTCGGTAATTCCATTGGTGTTTTAGTCGTATCGCTGTTACTCGGTCAGCAACACTTTGCCATTAACACTGAAGCGCTGAATCTCGGTTTCATGCTGTTTATTTTTTGTGTTGGTGTTGAAGCAGGCCCGAACTTTTTTTCAATTTTTTTCCGCGATGGCAAAAATTACTTCATGCTGGCACTGGTCATGGTGGGTTCAGCGATGGTGCTCGCCATTGGTTTGGGGAAACTGTTCGGCTGGGATATCGGCCTAACAGCCGGCATGCTAGCGGGTTCAATGACCTCCACACCGGTATTGGTCGGGGCGGGTGATACGTTACGTAATACCATGGCCAGTGGCCCGGCGTTGCTGGCTGCGCAGGATAATCTAAGCTTAGGTTATGCCCTGACTTACCTGATTGGCTTGGTGAGCCTGATTTTTGGCGCGCGCTATCTGCCGAAACTACAACATCAAGATCTTCCAACCTCTGCGCAACAAATCGCCCGGGAGCGTGGCCTTGATGCCGATAGCCAGCGCAAAGTCTATCTGCCAGTCATTCGCGCCTATCGTGTCGGCCAGGAATTGGTTGCCTGGGCAGACGGCAAGAACCTGCGTGAACTCGGTATTTACCGCCAAACGGGTTGTTATATTGAACGTATCCGCCGCAACGGCATTCTAGCCAATCCAGACGGCGATGCCGTATTGCAAATCGGAGACGAAATCTCGCTGGTTGGCTACCCTGATGCACACGCCCGCCTTGATCCCAGCTTCCGCAACGGCAAAGAAGTATTTGATCGCGACCTGCTTGATATGCGCATCGTCACCGAAGAAATTGTGGTCAAAAACAATAACGCCGTAGGCAAACGCCTGAGCCAGCTGAAACTGACCGATCACGGCTGCTTTTTGAACCGCGTCATCCGCAGCCAGATAGAAATGCCGATTGATGACAGCATTGTGTTGAATAAAGGCGATGTATTACAAGTCAGCGGCGATGTCCGCCGTGTGAAAAGCGTGGCAGATAAGATTGGTTTTATCTCCATCCATAGCCAGGTCACTGACTTACTGGCATTCTGTGCGTTTTTTATCATCGGGTTACTGATCGGGCAAATTACTTTTCAATTCAGTAACTTCTCATTCGGCATTGGTAACGCTGCTGGCCTGCTGTTGTCCGGCATCATGCTTGGTTTCCTGCGGGCCAACCATCCTACATTTGGCTACATTCCCCAGGGTGCACTCAATATGGTGAAGGAATTCGGCCTGATGGTGTTTATGGTGGGCGTCGGTCTCAGTGCCGGAGCGGGAATTGGCCACAGTTTTGGAACAATTGGTGGCCAAATGCTGATCGCTGCCCTGATCGTCAGCCTGCTGCCGGTAGTTATCTGCTTCCTGTTTGGTGCTTATTTCCTGCGGATGAACCGCGCCTTGCTATTTGGTGCCATTATGGGCGCACGTACCTGCGCTCCAGCGATGGAAATTATCAGCGATACCGCCCGCAGTAACATCCCTGCTCTGGGGTATGCTGGCACTTACGCTATCGCTAACGTATTGTTAACCTTGGCAGGTTCGCTCATTGTGGTGATATGGCCGGGCATACCGGGATAA
- a CDS encoding GrxA family glutaredoxin, with protein MFAVIFGRPGCPYCVRAKELAEKLTEERDDFNFRYVDIHAEGITKADLEKTVGKPVETVPQIFVDQNHIGGCTDFEAYVKENLNLFQ; from the coding sequence ATGTTTGCTGTAATTTTCGGGCGCCCGGGCTGTCCTTACTGTGTCCGCGCAAAAGAACTCGCAGAAAAATTGACTGAAGAGCGCGATGATTTCAACTTCCGTTATGTTGATATTCACGCTGAAGGCATCACAAAAGCCGATCTGGAAAAAACGGTCGGTAAGCCAGTAGAAACCGTGCCACAGATTTTCGTTGATCAAAACCACATTGGCGGCTGCACTGATTTTGAAGCCTATGTCAAAGAAAACCTGAATCTGTTTCAGTAA
- a CDS encoding class I SAM-dependent methyltransferase, with translation MDNSLQKLASQLRCPEGDAGKVLGNAMNMRNLPVILNGISNLKLNDGHHILELGYGNGGLLGYILSLADNLRYTGLEISPLMHQEASAFNHAYIQAGWAAYHLYDGVTLPLGEAIFDKVLTINTIYFWQEPTLLLQNICRTLKVGGHFCITFCERSFMEKLPFIEHGFQLYNTPEVNALMHGLPLKLIAEDRKKDKSISKTGEIVDREFISLVFERTEASF, from the coding sequence ATGGATAATTCGCTGCAAAAACTCGCCTCACAATTACGTTGCCCAGAAGGAGATGCTGGGAAAGTATTGGGTAATGCCATGAATATGCGAAATCTCCCTGTGATACTGAATGGTATCAGTAACCTCAAGTTAAATGATGGTCATCATATTCTTGAGTTAGGGTACGGCAACGGTGGGTTGCTGGGATATATCCTTTCTCTGGCCGACAATCTTCGATATACCGGGCTGGAGATTTCGCCGTTAATGCATCAGGAAGCCTCAGCATTTAATCATGCTTATATTCAAGCGGGTTGGGCAGCTTATCATTTATACGATGGCGTCACGCTTCCGCTGGGCGAGGCGATTTTTGATAAAGTATTAACAATTAATACCATTTACTTCTGGCAGGAACCAACCCTATTGCTGCAAAACATCTGCCGAACCTTGAAAGTCGGAGGGCATTTTTGCATCACTTTCTGTGAACGATCTTTCATGGAAAAGCTGCCTTTTATCGAGCATGGATTTCAACTGTACAACACCCCAGAGGTTAACGCCCTGATGCATGGATTACCGTTAAAATTAATCGCTGAGGATCGTAAAAAAGATAAAAGCATCAGTAAAACGGGTGAAATAGTCGATCGCGAGTTTATCAGCCTGGTTTTCGAGCGAACAGAAGCCTCATTTTAA